In Hemibagrus wyckioides isolate EC202008001 linkage group LG21, SWU_Hwy_1.0, whole genome shotgun sequence, the following proteins share a genomic window:
- the grm2b gene encoding glutamate receptor, metabotropic 2b, producing the protein MAVLPVRILSPVMAPLVLTTMAKILLLIVPPIPVQASPRYVPALPGAKREIIMDGDLVIGGLFPVHEKGEGTQDCGKINEQRGIQRLEAMLLALDEINQDNRLLPGLKLGAHILDTCSKDTYALEQSLEFVRTSLTKVHQPGFICPDGSNPVPDEAPLAISGVIGGSYSDVSIQVANLLRLFQIPQISYASTSAKLSDKSRYDYFARTVPPDFYQAKAMAEILRYFNWTYVSTVASEGDYGETGIDAFQQEARVRQICIATSVKVSRSMNRGNYETVIRSLQQKANAKVVILFTRSEDARELLVAAARMNVTFIWVASDGWGAQESVVHGSEKAANGAFTIELASYSIREFEDYFTKLTPELNTRNPWFREFWEHKFGCRLHEPGCARHSLRDGSFKQESKIMFVVNAVYAMAHALHNMRQAVCPNTTRVCDAMKPINGKRFYREFILKTKFDSPFRPADTENMVRFTSLGDSLGRYNIFHYRQENGRFVYRKVGYWAQSLVLNTSILHWAGGAVPTSQCSDPCQPNEAKSMQPGDVCCWICIPCQAHQYLLDEFTCEDCGFGEWPLANLTGCYELPEEYIHWSDAWAVGPVTIACMGMMCTLAVAGVFLRNNDTPVVKASGRELSYILLLGVLLCYAMTFIYIAKPSAVVCALRRLGLGTSFAVCYSALLTKTNRIARIFGGVRDGAQRPRFISPASQVAICGALISAQLLVALVWLLVEAPGVRKEVSPERRDVVTLKCNSLDSSMLVSLTYNCILIVLCTFYAFKTRKCPENFNEAKFIGFTMYTTCIIWLAFQPIFYVTASDYRVQTTTMCISVSLSGSVVLGCLFAPKIHIILFQPQKNVTTLRAKDNRFSTAATAPSSTYSHASAATVVPTVCNGREVVDSTTSSL; encoded by the exons ATGGCTGTGCTTCCAGTAAGGATCCTCTCTCCTGTCATGGCTCCTCTAGTTCTCACCACGATGGCCAAAATCCTGCTCCTGATTGTCCCACCCATCCCAGTCCAGGCCAGTCCGAGGTACGTCCCAGCTTTACCCGGCGCCAAACGTGAGATCATCATGGATGGCGACCTGGTGATCGGTGGCTTGTTCCCTGTACACGAGAAAGGTGAGGGCACACAAGACTGTGGGAAGATCAACGAACAGCGTGGGATCCAGCGTCTGGAGGCCATGCTCCTGGCGCTCGATGAGATCAACCAGGACAATCGGCTCCTACCGGGCCTCAAGCTGGGTGCCCACATCCTGGACACCTGCTCCAAGGACACATACGCGCTGGAGCAGTCGCTGGAGTTCGTCCGCACGTCGCTCACCAAAGTGCACCAACCCGGGTTCATCTGCCCCGACGGGTCCAACCCAGTGCCAGACGAGGCGCCACTGGCTATATCTGGAGTGATCGGTGGATCATATAGTGACGTCTCCATACAG GTGGCCAACCTGCTGCGGCTCTTCCAGATCCCTCAGATCAGCTATGCCTCCACCAGTGCCAAGCTGAGCGACAAATCCCGCTATGACTACTTTGCTCGGACCGTGCCACCAGACTTCTACCAGGCCAAAGCCATGGCTGAGATCCTGCGCTACTTTAACTGGACTTACGTGTCAACGGTGGCCTCGGAGGGTGACTATGGCGAGACGGGCATCGACGCTTTCCAGCAGGAAGCACGCGTGCGCCAGATCTGCATCGCCACTTCTGTCAAAGTCAGCCGATCCATGAATCGGGGCAACTACGAGACTGTGATCCGCTCACTGCAGCAGAAGGCCAATGCCAAAGTGGTGATCCTGTTCACGCGCAGCGAGGACGCCAGAGAGCTTCTGGTTGCAGCAGCACGCATGAATGTAACCTTTATCTGGGTGGCTAGTGACGGCTGGGGGGCACAAGAGAGTGTGGTGCACGGCAGCGAGAAAGCGGCCAATGGGGCCTTCACCATTGAGCTCGCCTCCTACTCCATCCGCGAATTCGAGGACTACTTCACCAAACTCACTCCTGAGCTGAACACACGCAACCCATGGTTCAGGGAATTCTGGGAGCACAAGTTCGGGTGTCGGCTACACGAGCCGGGCTGCGCCAGACACAGCCTGAGGGATGGCTCGTTCAAGCAGGAGTCAAAGATCATGTTCGTCGTGAATGCTGTGTACGCAATGGCGCACGCGCTGCATAACATGCGGCAGGCCGTGTGTCCCAACACCACACGAGTGTGCGATGCCATGAAGCCCATCAACGGCAAGAGGTTCTATCGAGAGTTCATCCTCAAGACCAAGTTTGATT CTCCATTTAGACCTGCTGATACAGAGAACATGGTGCGCTTCACCTCTTTGGGTGACAGCTTGGGCCGTTACAACATCTTCCACTATCGGCAAGAGAACGGAAGGTTTGTCTACAGGAAGGTGGGATACTGGGCCCAAAGTCTGGTCCTTAACACTAGCATTTTACACTGGGCTGGAGGAGCCGTGCCAACCTCCCAGTGCAGCGACCCCTGCCAGCCGAACGAGGCAAAGAGCATGCAACCCGGAGATGTTTGTTGCTGGATCTGTATCCCTTGCCAAGCCCATCAGTACCTTCTGGATGAGTTCACCTGTGAGGACTGTGGCTTTGGAGAATGGCCTTTGGCCAACCTGACTGGCTGCTATGAGCTTCCAGAAGAATATATCCACTGGTCAGATGCATGGGCTGTAGGGCCAGTGACCATCGCCTGTATGGGGATGATGTGCACCCTGGCCGTGGCTGGAGTTTTTCTACGCAACAACGACACCCCAGTGGTGAAGGCCAGTGGCCGTGAGCTGTCCTACATCCTCCTGTTGGGGGTTCTCTTGTGCTATGCCATGACCTTCATCTACATCGCCAAGCCGTCTGCGGTCGTCTGCGCCCTGAGACGACTCGGCCTCGGCACCTCGTTCGCTGTGTGCTACTCGGCCCTGCTCACCAAGACCAATCGTATAGCACGGATCTTTGGTGGAGTGCGAGATGGCGCCCAGCGGCCCCGCTTCATCAGCCCCGCGTCACAAGTGGCCATCTGTGGTGCGCTTATCTCTGCTCAACTGTTGGTGGCATTGGTGTGGCTCCTGGTGGAGGCACCGGGTGTCAGGAAGGAAGTGAGTCCCGAGAGGCGTGACGTGGTCACTCTGAAGTGCAACAGTCTGGATTCCAGCATGCTGGTGTCGCTCACCTACAACTGCATCCTCATCGTCCTGTGCACATTCTATGCCTTCAAGACCAGGAAGTGCCCCGAGAACTTCAACGAGGCCAAGTTCATCGGGTTCACCATGTACACCACGTGCATCATCTGGCTGGCCTTTCAGCCCATCTTCTACGTCACCGCAAGTGACTACAGG GTTCAGACCACCACCATGTGCATCTCGGTCAGTCTGAGCGGCTCGGTGGTCCTGGGCTGCCTCTTCGCACCCAAGATCCACATCATACTGTTCCAGCCACAGAAGAACGTGACGACGCTGAGGGCCAAGGACAACCGCTTCTCCACGGCCGCTACGGCCCCCAGCTCCACCTACTCACACG CCTCGGCCGCGACCGTGGTTCCCACCGTGTGTAACGGCCGAGAGGTAGTGGACTCTACGACGTCGTCATTGTGA